The following coding sequences are from one Vicia villosa cultivar HV-30 ecotype Madison, WI unplaced genomic scaffold, Vvil1.0 ctg.000181F_1_1_1, whole genome shotgun sequence window:
- the LOC131625033 gene encoding E3 ubiquitin-protein ligase PUB22-like, which translates to MNQDIDVSPFFLCPISLQLMNDPVTVSTGITYDRQSIEKWLFSSQNNTCPVTKQQLLHDHQNLIILTPNHTLRRLIQAWCTINSSYGVQRIPTPKPPTTQTLIEKHLKEASESSDSPHLLIQSLRKLKTIASESETNRRCIESAGAVEFLASIVTKNNTNCSSSSSTTESTETNILDDDNIEGFAFDFDIGAEDEAVSILYNLHLTEQGLKTLLNFNNGEFLDSLLRLMQKGNYDSRTYAVFLLKSMSKVADPSELANLKTEFFVELVQLLKDQISKKASKATLQTLIPLVEFGRNRVRAVESGCVSVLIELLLDCKERKPCEMILVLLEMLCQSADGRAELLSHGCGLAIVSKKILRISTMANDRAVRILLSVARFSATHIVVQEMLQIGVVAKLCLVLQVDSGNKAKEKAREILKLHAKSWSNSHCVPTNLLASYPTSG; encoded by the coding sequence ATGAATCAAGATATAGATGTTTCACCATTTTTCCTTTGCCCTATTTCACTACAACTCATGAACGATCCTGTTACTGTCTCAACAGGAATAACCTACGACAGACAATCCATCGAAAAATGGCTCTTTTCGTCCCAAAACAATACATGTCCTGTCACAAAACAACAACTCTTACACGATCACCAAAATCTCATTATTCTCACACCAAACCACACTCTTCGTAGACTCATTCAAGCATGGTGCACCATTAACTCTTCTTATGGTGTCCAAAGGATTCCAACTCCAAAACCACCAACAACACAAACCCTTATAGAAAAACACCTCAAAGAAGCTTCTGAATCTTCGGATTCACCTCATCTGCTTATTCAATCACTCAGAAAGCTCAAAACAATAGCCTCCGAGAGCGAAACAAATCGACGGTGTATCGAATCTGCCGGTGCAGTAGAGTTCTTGGCATCAATAGTAACAAAAAACAACACAAActgttcatcttcatcttcaacaacaGAATCAACCGAAACTAATATTCTTGATGATGATAATATTGAAGGTTTTGCTTTTGACTTTGATATTGGTGCAGAAGATGAAGCTGTAAGCATCCTTTACAATCTTCATTTAACCGAACAAGGTTTGAAAACTCTCTTAAACTTCAACAATGGAGAATTTTTAGACTCTTTATTGAGGTTAATGCAAAAGGGTAATTATGATTCAAGAACATACGCAGTTTTTTTGTTGAAATCTATGTCAAAGGTTGCTGATCCATCAGAACTAGCAAATCTAAAAACCGAGTTTTTCGTCGAACTAGTTCAGCTTCTTAAAGATCAGATATCAAAAAAGGCGTCAAAGGCAACACTGCAAACATTGATTCCACTCGTTGAATTTGGGAGAAATAGAGTAAGAGCAGTGGAATCAGGCTGTGTTTCTGTTTTAATAGAACTTCTTCTTGATTGCAAAGAAAGGAAGCCGTGTGAGATGATTTTGGTGCTGTTGGAGATGTTATGTCAATCTGCTGATGGAAGAGCTGAACTCTTAAGCCATGGATGTGGTTTAGCTATTGTTTCAaagaaaattttgagaatttcaacAATGGCTAATGATAGAGCAGTGAGGATTCTTCTATCAGTTGCAAGATTCTCTGCAACACATATAGTTGTTCAAGAAATGCTGCAAATAGGTGTTGTTGCAAAGCTTTGTTTGGTTCTTCAAGTTGATAGTGGAAATAAGGCTAAGGAGAAAGCAAGGGAGATTCTTAAACTTCATGCAAAGTCTTGGAGTAATTCTCACTGTGTACCTACAAATTTGCTTGCTTCATACCCAACAAGTGGTTGA